The Flavobacterium sp. HJ-32-4 genome contains a region encoding:
- a CDS encoding PH domain-containing protein, which produces MIFRTAYSRPYVFLFGIVGLLLVTAILALACLPGEAVPLPVFVLFGLIAALLAWILFSTRFVIAEGTLTASSGPLRKTIEIASISRIVYDDQLFKMSLWKIGCSHRGLMIHYGKFDDIYISPERRDVFVSELCRLNPGITVHR; this is translated from the coding sequence ATGATTTTCCGTACTGCCTACAGTCGTCCTTATGTTTTCCTGTTCGGAATAGTGGGATTGCTGCTGGTAACTGCGATTCTGGCATTGGCGTGCCTGCCGGGGGAAGCCGTGCCGCTGCCGGTTTTTGTGCTTTTCGGATTGATCGCAGCCTTGCTGGCCTGGATCCTCTTTTCGACACGTTTTGTAATTGCGGAGGGCACCCTCACCGCCAGCAGTGGGCCGCTTCGAAAAACAATCGAAATAGCTTCGATCTCCAGAATAGTGTATGATGACCAGTTGTTCAAGATGTCGCTTTGGAAAATAGGATGCAGCCACCGCGGACTCATGATCCACTATGGAAAGTTCGACGATATTTATATCTCGCCCGAACGACGGGATGTGTTTGTGAGCGAATTGTGTCGGCTTAATCCGGGTATCACCGTACATCGTTAG
- a CDS encoding C1 family peptidase: MKKTLSLALMFASMVGAYAQKYDFQSITDVPCTAVISQGNTGTCWSFSTTSFLEAEIIRKTGKTVDLSEMYNVRETYEDKAFTYLMRQGHAQFGEGGLAHDVINSARKYGVVPQSVFSGMPDGGNRYDHSQLVGKLESVLKQYATSKTLSPQWRTDVATLLDASIGKPVTSFTYEGTTYTPKTFLSSLKLNLDDYVTITSFTHEAPYQKFILDVPDNFSNGSFYNLPLDEYIDNIDNALANGYSVALDADVSEPYFFSQQGVAVVPASEGDYAASATEIRPEQTITPDMRQTAFENYSTTDDHLMLIVGKAKDQNGNLYYKVKNSWGSQAGYQGFFYMSVSYIRLKSISVLVSRDALLKKTRKALAI; this comes from the coding sequence ATGAAAAAAACCCTTTCCCTTGCTTTGATGTTCGCCTCGATGGTAGGTGCCTACGCACAGAAATATGATTTCCAATCGATTACGGATGTACCGTGTACGGCCGTCATTTCACAGGGGAATACCGGCACGTGTTGGAGCTTCTCGACTACCTCCTTCCTGGAAGCGGAAATCATCCGGAAAACCGGGAAAACCGTCGACCTGAGCGAGATGTACAATGTGCGGGAAACGTATGAAGACAAAGCCTTTACCTATTTGATGCGACAGGGACATGCCCAGTTCGGTGAAGGGGGACTCGCCCACGATGTCATCAACAGCGCACGGAAATACGGTGTGGTACCGCAAAGTGTCTTTTCGGGGATGCCGGACGGTGGGAACCGCTATGACCATTCGCAATTGGTGGGGAAACTGGAAAGCGTCCTGAAACAATACGCCACTTCTAAGACGTTGTCACCACAATGGCGCACCGACGTGGCCACGTTACTGGATGCCAGTATCGGGAAACCTGTCACTTCGTTTACGTATGAGGGCACTACCTATACGCCGAAGACCTTCCTTTCCTCCCTCAAACTCAACCTCGACGATTATGTGACGATTACCTCGTTCACGCATGAAGCGCCTTACCAGAAATTCATCCTGGATGTACCGGATAACTTCTCAAACGGCAGTTTTTACAACCTTCCGCTTGACGAGTATATCGACAATATCGACAATGCCCTGGCTAACGGTTATTCGGTCGCGCTCGACGCGGATGTGAGTGAGCCGTATTTCTTTTCGCAACAGGGCGTGGCGGTGGTGCCTGCTTCGGAAGGCGACTATGCGGCCAGTGCCACCGAGATCCGGCCTGAGCAAACGATTACGCCTGACATGCGCCAGACGGCCTTCGAGAACTACAGCACTACGGATGACCACCTGATGCTGATTGTCGGAAAAGCGAAAGACCAAAATGGTAACCTGTACTATAAAGTGAAGAACTCATGGGGCTCCCAGGCGGGTTACCAGGGCTTCTTTTATATGAGCGTATCCTACATTCGTCTGAAGTCGATTTCGGTATTGGTCAGCCGCGACGCCTTGTTGAAGAAAACCCGTAAAGCGCTGGCTATCTGA